A genomic window from Engraulis encrasicolus isolate BLACKSEA-1 chromosome 14, IST_EnEncr_1.0, whole genome shotgun sequence includes:
- the ywhaba gene encoding 14-3-3 protein beta/alpha-A, whose amino-acid sequence MDKSDLVQKAKLAEQAERYDDMAAAMKSVTEQGVELSNEERNLLSVAYKNVVGARRSSWRVISSIEQKTEGNEKKQQMAKEYREKIEAELQDICNDVLGLLDNFLIANASQAESKVFYLKMKGDYYRYLSEVASGDSKKTTVENSQQAYQEAFEISKKEMQPTHPIRLGLALNFSVFYYEILNSPEQACSLAKTAFDEAIAELDTLNEDSYKDSTLIMQLLRDNLTLWTSENQGDEGDAGEGEN is encoded by the exons ATGGACAAGAGCGACCTGGTACAGAAGGCAAAGCTGGCCGAGCAGGCCGAGCGCTATGACGACATGGCGGCGGCGATGAAGTCGGTGACGGAGCAGGGCGTGGAGCTCTCCAACGAGGAGCGCAACCTGCTGTCGGTGGCCTACAAGAACGTGGTGGGCGCCCGTCGCTCCTCCTGGCGCGTCATCTCCAGCATCGAGCAGAAGACAGAGGGCAACGAGAAGAAACAGCAGATGGCCAAGGAGTACCGCGAGAAGATCGAGGCTGAGCTGCAGGACATCTGCAACGATGTGCTG GGACTTCTCGACAATTTCCTCATTGCCAATGCTAGCCAGGCAGAAAGCAAAGTCTTCTACCTGAAAATGAAAGGCGATTACTACAGATATCTCTCCGAGGTTGCGTCTGGGGACTCAAAGAAAA CCACAGTGGAGAACTCCCAGCAGGCCTACCAGGAGGCTTTTGAGATCAGCAAGAAGGAGATGCAGCCAACACACCCCATCCGGCTGGGCTTAGCTCTCAACTTCTCCGTCTTCTACTATGAAATCCTCAATTCCCCAGAGCAGGCTTGCAGTTTGGCAAAGACG GCTTTCGACGAGGCGATTGCCGAGCTTGATACCCTGAATGAGGATTCCTACAAAGACAGCACTCTGATCATGCAGCTACTAAGGGACAACCTCACT CTGTGGACATCGGAAAACCAGGGCGACGAGGGGGATGCCGGAGAAGGGGAGAACTAA